A single genomic interval of Stieleria maiorica harbors:
- a CDS encoding tetratricopeptide repeat protein, producing the protein MATSPQSPPVSDVVSLAVSLHQGGHFSEAEELYQRALERDPNHIDALHFLGVLRHQQGDSEEAVRLIRRALLGNPAYHGARNNLGNVLKESERFDEAEAEYRRVIQAAPGHADAHNNLGAVLRALKRTDEAIESFRRAIEAQPRHADAHLNLGNALKASGQREESLTAFRTAVEINPRHSTAHLSLGRALYVYGRADEAVVVYRSWLKIDPDNPIAKHMLAACEGNEVPDRCSEDYVRQSFDAFAASFDEVLERLDYRAPALIADALSDLIPHPPGNLHVLDAGCGTGLCGEDLRPYAERLVGIDLSPKMMVKARSRNVYDQLVETELVAYMSGRPDTFDLIVSADTLIYFGDLEHAIATAAEALRPGGALVFTVECLEQSESAPRYQLNPHGRYSHRQDYLCDCIAAASLRLHEIRSVVLRREVRQPVAGLVVTALKES; encoded by the coding sequence ATGGCAACCTCTCCGCAATCCCCTCCCGTATCCGACGTCGTCTCGTTAGCCGTCTCACTGCATCAAGGCGGTCATTTCAGTGAAGCGGAGGAGCTGTATCAGCGCGCGTTAGAACGAGACCCCAATCACATCGACGCACTGCACTTCCTAGGCGTCCTGCGGCATCAGCAAGGTGATTCCGAAGAAGCGGTGCGGTTGATCCGCAGGGCGCTTCTCGGAAACCCGGCGTATCACGGCGCTCGCAATAATCTGGGAAACGTGTTGAAGGAGTCCGAGCGTTTTGATGAGGCCGAGGCCGAGTACCGACGCGTGATTCAAGCGGCTCCCGGTCATGCCGATGCGCACAACAATCTGGGCGCCGTGCTGCGGGCACTCAAGCGGACCGACGAGGCGATCGAATCATTTCGGCGGGCGATCGAGGCCCAGCCCCGTCACGCCGACGCCCACCTGAATCTAGGCAACGCGCTCAAGGCATCGGGCCAGCGGGAGGAATCGCTGACCGCGTTTCGAACCGCCGTCGAAATCAATCCACGCCACTCGACCGCACACCTCAGCTTGGGTCGCGCACTGTATGTGTATGGCAGAGCCGATGAGGCGGTTGTCGTGTATCGAAGTTGGCTGAAAATCGATCCGGACAACCCGATCGCCAAACACATGCTGGCCGCTTGCGAAGGCAACGAGGTGCCGGATCGATGTTCCGAAGATTACGTCCGACAATCGTTCGATGCGTTTGCCGCCAGCTTTGATGAAGTCCTGGAACGGTTGGACTATCGCGCGCCCGCCCTGATCGCCGACGCACTTTCAGATCTGATCCCCCATCCCCCGGGCAACCTGCACGTGCTCGATGCCGGTTGTGGGACAGGACTGTGCGGCGAAGATCTGCGGCCCTATGCCGAGCGATTGGTCGGAATCGATTTGTCGCCCAAAATGATGGTCAAAGCTCGGTCGCGGAACGTCTACGATCAACTGGTCGAGACCGAATTGGTGGCGTACATGTCTGGCCGCCCGGATACGTTTGACCTGATCGTTTCCGCCGACACCCTGATCTACTTCGGCGACCTTGAACATGCCATCGCGACCGCGGCCGAGGCGCTACGGCCTGGGGGGGCATTGGTATTCACGGTCGAATGTCTGGAACAGTCCGAATCCGCGCCACGCTATCAATTGAATCCGCACGGCCGCTACAGCCATCGCCAGGATTACTTGTGCGATTGCATCGCCGCCGCATCGCTTCGCCTTCATGAAATCCGATCGGTCGTGCTGCGTCGCGAGGTGAGACAACCCGTCGCCGGTTTGGTCGTGACGGCGCTGAAGGAGAGTTGA